One window of uncultured Methanoregula sp. genomic DNA carries:
- a CDS encoding FAD-dependent oxidoreductase: MKTAILGGGLSGLTLARLLHERGDEVIVLEAEAEYGGLCRSKTSSGFTFDIGGSHIIFSRDTDVLAFMRRMIAENEQRNNRNTKIFYKGRHVRYPFENGLYELPMEDRFACINGFVKNLIAVEKGEIASPATFKEWIYYTFGPGIAECYMVPYNEKIWKYPTEKMSLHWVDGRIPRPPVEDIIKSAIGIETEGYTHQAVFSYPLDGGIEALVRAIARPVNNFIRTGFRVRSIEKTGAGWIISNGQDAITADRIISTIPVQHLLPCIKDVPAPVTAACKALTYNSLVCVNIGIRGKLPDISWMYIPDKELGMTNRVSFPSNFSCHAAPEGCSAILAEITHQPGDEVSRMTDDELIREVSSMLTGMQICTKDQIVYTSLERQQFAYVVYDLGYLKNIDIVKRFCQSAGIPLVGRFSQFEYLNMDGCIRMVMDFVASYPAG, translated from the coding sequence GTGAAAACGGCAATACTGGGAGGAGGACTCTCCGGCCTGACTCTTGCCCGGCTCCTGCATGAACGGGGCGACGAAGTCATAGTGCTGGAAGCAGAGGCGGAATACGGCGGGCTCTGCAGATCAAAAACCAGCAGCGGGTTTACATTCGATATCGGAGGATCCCACATCATTTTTTCCCGGGATACCGATGTGCTGGCGTTCATGCGCAGGATGATAGCTGAGAACGAGCAGCGCAACAACCGGAATACGAAAATTTTCTACAAGGGCCGGCACGTCAGGTATCCGTTCGAGAACGGGCTGTACGAGCTTCCCATGGAAGACCGGTTTGCCTGTATCAACGGGTTTGTCAAAAATCTTATTGCCGTTGAAAAGGGAGAGATCGCGTCCCCGGCAACCTTTAAGGAATGGATCTATTACACGTTTGGCCCGGGCATTGCCGAGTGCTACATGGTGCCGTACAACGAGAAGATCTGGAAATATCCCACGGAGAAGATGTCACTCCACTGGGTGGATGGCCGCATCCCCCGCCCACCGGTCGAGGATATCATCAAGTCCGCTATCGGGATCGAGACCGAGGGCTATACCCACCAGGCGGTTTTCTCTTACCCGCTCGATGGCGGGATCGAGGCGCTGGTCCGGGCAATCGCCCGCCCGGTCAATAATTTCATCCGCACCGGGTTCCGGGTACGTTCCATTGAAAAGACCGGTGCCGGGTGGATCATAAGCAATGGGCAGGACGCCATTACTGCAGATCGCATCATCAGCACAATACCGGTCCAGCACCTCCTGCCCTGCATAAAAGATGTCCCGGCCCCGGTTACTGCTGCCTGCAAAGCCCTGACCTACAACTCGCTCGTTTGCGTCAACATCGGGATACGCGGCAAACTCCCGGATATCTCCTGGATGTACATTCCTGACAAGGAACTTGGCATGACCAACCGGGTCTCGTTCCCGTCCAACTTCAGCTGCCATGCCGCCCCGGAAGGGTGCAGTGCGATCCTTGCCGAGATTACGCACCAGCCGGGCGACGAAGTGAGCCGTATGACCGACGACGAACTTATTCGCGAAGTCTCGTCAATGCTCACCGGAATGCAGATTTGTACCAAAGACCAGATCGTGTACACTTCCCTTGAACGCCAGCAATTTGCGTACGTTGTCTACGATCTCGGGTACCTGAAAAATATCGATATCGTCAAAAGATTCTGCCAGTCCGCAGGCATCCCGCTCGTGGGCCGGTTTTCCCAGTTCGAATATCTCAATATGGATGGCTGCATTCGGATGGTCATGGATTTTGTTGCATCCTACCCGGCCGGATAA
- a CDS encoding zinc-ribbon domain-containing protein, with protein MFCPQCGKNVGDDKKFCIYCGTSLTPGGKNTSSITSTGQQDIRKAGPRRSWKLVAAGIIVIVIILIAGFAGYSALTGSGIFSPGHGTGPKPIPTLSGSGGGSQGESYVIVETETTIPVTTTPLPILPVTATVLTTAITTKPTETKPIVCSADTFDCNNQCTNLRTDSNNCGLCGNACPAGKSCLNGNCRATCSAGQTSCPDGCFDLSSDANHCGSCTNACSRGLVCSQSNCAAPLTPITVAL; from the coding sequence ATGTTCTGTCCCCAGTGCGGTAAAAACGTTGGCGATGATAAGAAATTCTGTATTTACTGCGGAACATCACTAACCCCCGGGGGAAAAAATACATCTTCAATAACTTCCACCGGGCAGCAGGATATCCGAAAGGCCGGACCTCGCAGGTCATGGAAACTTGTCGCAGCAGGAATTATTGTCATTGTCATTATCCTCATAGCCGGTTTCGCCGGATATTCCGCACTCACCGGTTCCGGGATATTTTCTCCGGGTCATGGCACCGGGCCAAAACCCATACCAACGCTTTCAGGGAGCGGGGGGGGATCGCAGGGTGAATCCTATGTCATCGTTGAGACCGAGACAACGATACCGGTTACCACTACGCCCTTACCCATTCTGCCGGTAACAGCCACGGTCCTCACCACCGCCATTACAACCAAACCCACTGAAACCAAACCCATTGTCTGTTCTGCCGATACCTTCGACTGTAACAACCAGTGCACAAATCTTCGGACTGACAGCAACAACTGCGGCCTGTGCGGAAATGCCTGCCCTGCCGGGAAATCCTGCCTGAACGGGAACTGCAGGGCAACCTGTTCAGCGGGACAGACGAGCTGCCCGGACGGATGTTTTGATCTTTCCTCCGATGCAAACCACTGCGGCTCCTGCACGAATGCATGCTCACGCGGCCTTGTCTGCTCACAAAGCAACTGCGCAGCTCCGCTCACGCCCATCACGGTAGCCCTCTGA
- a CDS encoding sodium:solute symporter family protein has protein sequence MEADFITLVVVVLYFLGMLAIGAWASKKIKSTEDYLVAGRQLGFWVFVLLMIGTVASGMSLLGVSGLGFKAGWPTIWEQIFVPLSIGFCIIFFGVKLHNVAKTAGYMTVQDYLAHRYESPTALRSLAAVAGIIVSLIYLVGQYSAIAIVLMWLFGIPLWLALVIATLITTIYTAIGGLYAVAWASLIQSAILIGGVLIMAPIIIFYAGGFSHVNDVMAAINPNLVMPWMPSGAFGIPYVISFAVLLMVGLACAPHVINNVLAIKDVKYFKWAPIVAFVTYAIVMFLLKFTGFAGAVMVKEGVFVLPKVPNAGDFVILYGIQSSLPVLALWAIFAVIVLAAVMSTTDRLMLTIGAMCSWDLYKKVLKPDAEDKTVLLLSKIVVVLSALGTMVLAISPPEMLAILIWMGIGVMLSTFAVPLLAGLYWRGATREGALVAMAIGLVSSLTFGMLNYIKMTAFGVDFGTIPLHFSAYSFILAILAMVIVSLLTKKTQEKVLNETQTGWYISKQ, from the coding sequence ATGGAAGCAGATTTCATTACCCTCGTTGTTGTTGTGCTGTATTTCCTTGGTATGCTCGCGATTGGAGCGTGGGCCTCAAAGAAGATCAAGAGCACGGAAGACTACCTTGTTGCCGGGCGCCAGCTCGGGTTCTGGGTCTTTGTCCTCCTCATGATAGGTACCGTGGCCTCGGGAATGTCGCTCCTCGGGGTCTCGGGGCTCGGCTTCAAGGCCGGCTGGCCAACCATCTGGGAGCAGATCTTCGTTCCGCTCTCGATCGGATTCTGTATCATATTCTTCGGAGTCAAGCTGCACAATGTGGCAAAGACCGCGGGATACATGACCGTGCAGGACTATCTGGCCCACAGGTACGAGAGCCCGACAGCACTGCGGTCCCTTGCCGCAGTGGCCGGGATCATCGTCTCGCTGATTTATCTCGTGGGACAATACTCGGCGATCGCTATTGTCCTGATGTGGCTTTTCGGTATCCCGCTCTGGCTGGCCCTGGTCATTGCCACGCTCATCACGACCATTTACACCGCTATCGGCGGCCTGTACGCAGTTGCCTGGGCATCGCTTATCCAGTCGGCCATCCTGATTGGCGGGGTCCTGATCATGGCCCCCATCATCATCTTCTATGCGGGAGGTTTCTCGCACGTGAACGACGTCATGGCAGCGATCAACCCGAACCTGGTCATGCCATGGATGCCGTCTGGAGCTTTCGGCATTCCGTACGTAATTTCTTTCGCAGTCCTCCTCATGGTCGGCCTTGCCTGTGCCCCGCATGTCATCAACAACGTGCTCGCCATTAAAGATGTGAAGTACTTCAAGTGGGCACCCATCGTGGCGTTCGTCACCTACGCGATTGTCATGTTCCTCCTGAAGTTCACCGGATTTGCCGGTGCCGTGATGGTGAAGGAAGGTGTCTTTGTCCTTCCCAAGGTACCCAATGCCGGCGACTTCGTGATCCTTTACGGGATCCAGTCATCGCTCCCGGTCCTGGCGCTCTGGGCAATCTTTGCCGTCATTGTGCTTGCGGCTGTCATGTCCACAACGGACCGGCTGATGCTAACCATCGGTGCAATGTGCTCATGGGATCTCTACAAAAAGGTACTCAAACCGGACGCGGAGGACAAGACGGTTCTCCTCCTCTCCAAGATTGTCGTAGTTCTTTCAGCACTTGGTACGATGGTCCTTGCCATCAGCCCACCGGAGATGCTTGCGATCCTGATCTGGATGGGTATCGGCGTCATGCTCTCGACCTTCGCCGTCCCGCTCCTTGCCGGGCTGTACTGGCGGGGCGCGACCCGGGAAGGAGCCCTTGTGGCAATGGCCATTGGTCTTGTCTCATCGCTCACGTTCGGTATGCTCAACTATATCAAAATGACAGCCTTTGGAGTAGACTTCGGGACAATCCCCCTGCACTTCTCGGCGTACTCGTTCATCCTTGCCATCCTTGCGATGGTGATCGTCAGCCTCTTGACAAAAAAGACCCAGGAAAAGGTACTCAACGAGACACAGACCGGCTGGTACATTTCAAAACAATAA